The region GGGCGATGCCTCGCGCATCGAAACCGGGCAGGTGCTGCGGGTTTCGCCACCAACCGGCGCTTCCCGCCCGTCCGGCGGCACGGCATCGAAACCGTCGACGACAAAACCCGCACCGAAACCGTCAAGGATACCGCCGCCGGCCGAGCCCGCGCCGGCATCGGGCATCAGCCTGGCCTGGCCGGCCAAAGGGCAACTGGTCGGTCGTTTTGACGGCAGCAGCAACAAGGGCATCGACATCGCCGGTGCCGCCGGCGACCCGGTCTATGCTGCAGCGGCCGGCAAGGTGGTGTACGTCGGGCGTGGCATCCGCAGCTACGGCAATCTGCTGATCATCAAGCACAACAACGACTACATTTCCGCCTATGCGCACAACCAGACCCTGATCGCGCGGGAAGGGCAGTCGGTGCGCAAGGGGCAGAAGATCGCGACCATGGGCGACACCGCCAGCAACCGGGTCAAGCTGCATTTCGAGCTGCGCCTGCGCGGCAAGGCGGTGGACCCGCTGCCATACCTGGACTGACGCCGACGCCGGCGTGACGTATTCTTGAAGCTGTTTCTTCCTGCAGGAGAGAGGCGTTGCCTGATGCTCGCGTCGACCTGCCTTCCCTGAACGCCGGCGACAATATCGTCGCCTGCCACGAGTGCGACCTGGTACAGCGGCTGCACTATCCGCCGCGTTCGCGCGTGGTGCGCTGCGCCCGCTGCGGCGGCGTGCTGCTGCGGCATGACCCGAACGAGATCTCCCGCACTCTGGCGCTGGCGCTGGCATCGATGATCATGTTCATCGTGGCCAATGCCTTCCCGATCGTGGCCATCGACATGCAGGGCAATACCACGGCCAGCAGTCTGGCCAGCGCCGTTCGCCATCTGTGGCTGGACCGGATGTATCTGGTCGCCATCCTGGTGGCGGTCACCACCATCGTCGCCCCGGCCGGCATTCTCGGCATGCTGGTCTATGTCCTCGGTGCGGTCAGGCTTGGCCTGCGCCCACCGGCCGCACCGCAGGTGCTGCGCTGGCTGCACCTGTCGCGGCCATGGGGGATGATCGAGGTGTTCCTGCTCGGCGTGCTGGTCTCGGTGGTCAAGCTGACCCACTACGCCAGCGTGATGCCCGGCCTGTCGCTGTGGGCGCTGCTGCTGCTGATCCCGATGATGGCCGGCATGTCGGCGTCGTTTCATCCCGACGCGATCTGGCGCCGGCTGGGGAGCCTGCGGTGACGGTGTGGCGCACGGCGCGACAGCGCGGACTGGCCAGCTGCCATGCCTGCGGTTTGCTGTCACGGCTGCCGGCCGACGGACACGGCCATTGCCCGCGCTGCGATGCGATGCTGCACGTGCGCAAGCCGGCCAGCCTGGCACGCGCGTGGGCGCTGCTGCTGGCGGCAATGATCCTGTATATCCCGGCCAATGCGCTGCCGATCATGATTACCGGCTCCATCGTCGGCGTGCAGGCCGATACCATTCTCAGCGGCGTGGTCTACCTGTGGATCAGCGGCTCCTGGCCGCTGGCGCTGCTGGTGTTCTTCGCCAGCATCATGGTGCCACTGCTGAAAATGATCGCGCTGACGCTGCTGCTGATCACCACCCAGCGCCGCTCGACCTGGCTGCCGCAGCAGCGGCTGAAGCTGTACCGGCTGGTCGAGTTCGTCGGCCGCTGGTCGATGCTCGACATCTATGTCGTCGCCATTCTGGCCGCGCTGGTGCAGATCCAGTCGCTGGCTTCCATCAATCCCGGGCCGGGCGCCGTCGCTTTTGCGGCGGTGGTGGTGCTGACCATGCTCTCGGCCCTGAGCTTCGATCCCCGCCTGATCTGGGATCCGCTCGATGATCAACCGGATGTGGACCGTCCCGGAGAGCCGCATGTCGCAAAACCCTGAGCAGGACGCACTGGATGCGCTGCCCGTCGCCAGCGAGGACCCGCCGAAAAAGCGCTCGCTGCAGCTGGTATGGATCATTCCGCTGGTCGCCGCGCTGATCGGCGGCTGGCTGGCGGTCAAGTCGGTACTCGAGCGCGGACCGGTCATCACCATCACCCTGCTGTCCGCCGAAGGGCTGGAGGCCGGCAAGACCAGGATCAAGTACAAGGACGTCGATATCGGCGTGGTCAGCCATGTCGCGCTGTCACCCGACCGCAAGCATGTGGTCGCAACCGCGGACATGGCCAGGGACACTGGCTCCATGCTGCTGAAGGACACCCGCTTCTGGGTGGTCAAGCCGCGTATCGGCGTCGGTGGCGTGTCCGGGCTCGGTACCCTGCTGTCCGGCGCCTATATCGGCATGGATATCGGCAAGTCGACCGAGGAGCGGCGGAACTTCGCCGGACTGGATGTGCCACCGGTAGTGACCGGCGAGCTGCCGGGTCGCCAGTTCACGCTGTACACCACCGATATCGGCTCGCTGGGGGTCGGTTCGCCGGTCTATTTCCGTCGCATCCAGGTCGGGCAGGTCACGGCATTCCAGCTTGATGCCGACGGGCGCAGCGTCACCCTGCGCGTGTTCATCAACAGCCCGTACGAGAAATACGTGACCAGCAGCAGCCGCTTCTGGCAGGCGAGCGGGCTGGATGTCAGCATCGATGCCAACGGTGTGAAACTGCAGACCGAATCGCTGGCAGCCATCCTGGCCGGCGGTATCGCCTTCCAGGACGCCAGCGACCTGCCGGCCGGTCAGCCGGCGAAGGAAAACACCTCGTTCCGGCTGGCGGCGGACAAGGTGCAGGCGATGAAGACGCCGGATACCGATACCCGCACCTTCCTGATGTATTTCACCGAGAGCCTGCGCGGGCTGTCGGTCGGTGCGCCGCTGGACTT is a window of Microvirgula aerodenitrificans DSM 15089 DNA encoding:
- a CDS encoding peptidoglycan DD-metalloendopeptidase family protein; its protein translation is MRFLSSALLACLLAACGTTGSSQPVAAGYYRVKSGDTLYRIAVNHGRSVGELTRWNGLGDASRIETGQVLRVSPPTGASRPSGGTASKPSTTKPAPKPSRIPPPAEPAPASGISLAWPAKGQLVGRFDGSSNKGIDIAGAAGDPVYAAAAGKVVYVGRGIRSYGNLLIIKHNNDYISAYAHNQTLIAREGQSVRKGQKIATMGDTASNRVKLHFELRLRGKAVDPLPYLD
- a CDS encoding paraquat-inducible protein A, whose product is MPDARVDLPSLNAGDNIVACHECDLVQRLHYPPRSRVVRCARCGGVLLRHDPNEISRTLALALASMIMFIVANAFPIVAIDMQGNTTASSLASAVRHLWLDRMYLVAILVAVTTIVAPAGILGMLVYVLGAVRLGLRPPAAPQVLRWLHLSRPWGMIEVFLLGVLVSVVKLTHYASVMPGLSLWALLLLIPMMAGMSASFHPDAIWRRLGSLR
- a CDS encoding paraquat-inducible protein A, whose protein sequence is MTVWRTARQRGLASCHACGLLSRLPADGHGHCPRCDAMLHVRKPASLARAWALLLAAMILYIPANALPIMITGSIVGVQADTILSGVVYLWISGSWPLALLVFFASIMVPLLKMIALTLLLITTQRRSTWLPQQRLKLYRLVEFVGRWSMLDIYVVAILAALVQIQSLASINPGPGAVAFAAVVVLTMLSALSFDPRLIWDPLDDQPDVDRPGEPHVAKP
- a CDS encoding PqiB family protein; its protein translation is MSQNPEQDALDALPVASEDPPKKRSLQLVWIIPLVAALIGGWLAVKSVLERGPVITITLLSAEGLEAGKTRIKYKDVDIGVVSHVALSPDRKHVVATADMARDTGSMLLKDTRFWVVKPRIGVGGVSGLGTLLSGAYIGMDIGKSTEERRNFAGLDVPPVVTGELPGRQFTLYTTDIGSLGVGSPVYFRRIQVGQVTAFQLDADGRSVTLRVFINSPYEKYVTSSSRFWQASGLDVSIDANGVKLQTESLAAILAGGIAFQDASDLPAGQPAKENTSFRLAADKVQAMKTPDTDTRTFLMYFTESLRGLSVGAPLDFRGIVIGEVKSIDLEYDPKGRKLLFPVEVAIYPHRLQARYRRPQDQKLADSSEEHQRKLLDAMVEHGFRGQLRTGNLLTGQLYIALDFFPTLPKTTIDWRQEPHVLPTTPGSFGELQNSAASILKKIDKIPFDEISRELRVAIRDLNRAINSSDKLIRRLDGEVAPEAAATLAQARRTLDTAQGTLAQDAPLQQDLRGTLREVGRAAESLRNLTDYLERNPEALLRGKEKDQ